One genomic window of Arachis hypogaea cultivar Tifrunner chromosome 8, arahy.Tifrunner.gnm2.J5K5, whole genome shotgun sequence includes the following:
- the LOC112706956 gene encoding E3 ubiquitin-protein ligase PUB23 codes for MAEIKVPELLLCPISLEIMKDPVTTVTGITYDRESIEEWLQQKSNKKDCMCPVTKQPLPTDPHFLTPNHTLRRFIQGWCSANQSNGVDRITTPRSPLDNSQLHKLLTDLDAPRTFQTSLNKMHDLATQSQRNRNFMAQQPVPKAMVQFITTTFKQGETSGVEEALRILRLLWRSTSSSSSSSSSPTGGGGGTNMKPLVGETLDFIKSLTWILQLPIIDNDLNMVNEAMQILKLTIEITDSTLLGSLNHEFFKQIVSTMRRLSKSSSSIPQNALKSALHVLIETCPLGRNRTKIVESGAVGELIELSMDKPTEKNLTELIFKVLGQLCSCAEGREEFLKHPAGIAVVSKRTLRVSAATDDGALHVLWLISKFSATSEVVQEMLRVGAVSKLCMVMQADCASYLKQKATDILRFHSKAWNNSPCIQLYLLTRHPR; via the exons ATGGCGGAAATCAAAGTTCCTGAGTTGTTGCTGTGTCCCATCTCGCTTGAGATAATGAAGGATCCGGTGACAACCGTAACAGGGATAACATACGACAGAGAAAGCATAGAAGAATGGCTGCAGCAGAAATCTAATAAGAAGGATTGTATGTGTCCCGTTACAAAGCAACCATTGCCGACGGACCCTCATTTCTTGACTCCAAACCACACCCTCCGGAGGTTTATCCAAGGCTGGTGTTCAGCCAACCAATCCAACGGCGTCGATCGGATTACCACCCCCAGGTCCCCTCTCGACAACTCCCAACTTCACAAACTCCTCACAGATCTTGATGCTCCTCGCACCTTTCAAACCTCATTGAACAAGATGCATGATCTAGCCACTCAGAGCCAGAGGAACCGCAACTTCATGGCTCAACAACCAGTACCCAAGGCCATGGTACAATTCATCACAACCACTTTCAAACAAG GCGAAACCAGCGGCGTTGAAGAAGCTCTGAGAATTCTTCGCTTACTATGGAGGAgcacttcatcatcatcatcgtcgtcaTCCTCGCCAACTGGCGGCGGCGGCGGCACAAACATGAAGCCCCTGGTAGGTGAAACCTTGGACTTCATCAAATCGTTGACTTGGATTCTTCAACTCCCAATAATCGACAATGACCTTAACATGGTTAACGAAGCAATGCAAATTCTAAAGCTGACCATCGAAATCACCGATTCAACGCTCTTGGGAAGCTTAAACCACGAGTTCTTCAAACAAATCGTGAGCACCATGAGGAGACTAAgcaaatcatcatcatcaattccCCAAAATGCCCTCAAATCCGCGTTACACGTGCTCATAGAAACATGCCCCTTAGGAAGAAACAGAACGAAGATCGTGGAATCCGGTGCAGTTGGCGAACTCATCGAACTGTCCATGGATAAACCAACGGAGAAGAACCTAACGGAGCTTATATTCAAGGTGTTGGGTCAACTGTGCTCGTGTGCAGAAGGGAGAGAAGAGTTCTTGAAGCACCCGGCGGGAATCGCTGTTGTTTCGAAGAGGACGCTGAGGGTATCCGCAGCGACTGATGATGGAGCCCTTCATGTGTTATGGCTGATTTCAAAGTTTTCAGCTACGAGTGAGGTGGTTCAAGAGATGCTGAGGGTTGGTGCTGTGTCAAAGCTATGCATGGTGATGCAAGCAGATTGTGCTTCTTATTTGAAACAAAAGGCAACAGATATTCTTAGGTTTCATTCAAAGGCTTGGAATAATTCTCCTTGTATTCAACTCTATTTGTTAACTAGACACCCAAGATGA